ACCCTGCGCGGCGCGTTCAGGATCCACGTGAATCCACTGACGGTCTTCGGTCGCGTCGGCAAACTTGTCGACTCGTTCCTGAGTGACCGGAAACCACTCGCTGTATCCGAGGTGCTCGCCTACTGCCGACTCGACGTCGTCGATTCCGTTGAATACTCGCATAGTCTCTCCTGAGAGAATTTGGGTGACAACGAGATACCACCGCGGAATCCGCTAGTGCGCACCTCGTCGTAGCGTCACTCGATAGGTGTACTGCTCGGGCAGGAAGTAGCTGACCGACAATTCGTTGGCCAGCCCGGCAGCATTGGTATACAGACGATCGACGCGCAACATCGCGTGCCCGGGTTCACAGTTGACGTCTCTGGCCACGTCAGCAGTGGCTGGCGCAACTGTAATCGACTGCGCTGCTTCAATGATCGGACTGGCCAGCAGGGGCTCCAACAATCCGATCACGGTGTAGGAACTGACGGCACCGGCCAGCATTTCGGGCGCGTCGACAATATGACGGGCAACAGCTTCGGGCAGGTGCGCGGTGGTCTGCACGAAGGGAATTCCTTCATGAAATCGGCGAAATACCACCGTGTACACCACGTCAGTATCCAATCGAAGCCTACTTGCCGCTTCGATATCCACGCGCCGAACCAGTGGCGACACCACTTCCATCGTCGTGTCGTTCGACAGGTTCATCAGGTCTTCGATGGACCCCAGATGCCGCAGATACTGGCCACTGTTCTCCGTCACGAACGTGCCACGACCCGGAACCCGATACACGATGCCTTCGGACACCAGGTCGTGGAATGCTCGTCGAACCGTCTGGCGGCTCACGCCGTGCTGAGTCGCCAGTTCGGATTCGGTGGGTAGCTGAAGGCCGTCGCGGTAAGTTCCGGCGGATATCTGCTGACGAAGCTCACGGGAGAGGCGTTGGTACGCCGGCTCCGTCTCTCTTTCCTTACCGCTCATAGCATTCAGATTCTACTGGCTCACAGAGTGGTCACAGACCACCGCGCGCAACCAGCTGCGCGACGATGACATTGCGCTGAATCTCGTTGGTACCCTCGCCCACGATCATCAGTGGAGCGTCCCGGAAGTAGCGTTCTACGTCGTATTCCGTCGAGTAGCCGTAGCCACCGTGAATGCGGACCGCGGACAGCGCAATTTCCATGGCGATCTCGGACGCGTACAGCTTGGCCATCCCGGCTTCCATGTCGCACCGCTCGCCGCTGTCGTACTTTTCCGCCGCGTGCCAGGTCAATTGCCGGGCCGCGGTCAACTTCGTGGCCATGTCCGCAAGGTAGTTACCGATCGACTGATGCTTCCAGATCGGCTTTCCGAAGCTCTCACGCTGCTGGGCGTAGGCAAGCGAATCTTCGAGTGCAGCGGTCGCAACGCCGAGCGCACGGCAGGCCACCTGGATACGGCCGGTTTCGAGGCCCTTCATCATCTGCCCGAAACCTTTGCCCGGTACGCCGCCGAGGATCGCGTCTTCGGAGATACGGTAGTTGTCGAACGACAACTCGCAGCTCTCGACACCCTTGTAGCCGAGCTTGGGGAGATCCCGCGAAACGGTGAGCCCATCACCTTGTTCGACCAGGACGATCGAGATACCGGCATGACGCGGACTTGCCGAAGGATCTGTCTTGCACAGCAATGCGATCACACCGGATCGCCGGGCATTGGTGATCCAGGTCTTCGCTCCGTTGATGACCAGATCGCTGCCGTCGCTCTTGGCGTTGGTGGTCATCGCCTGGAGATCCGAGCCGCCGCCGGGCTCGGTGAGCGCCATCGTGGCGCGAATCTCGCCGGTTGCCATCCGCGGCAGGTACTTCTGCTTCTGTTCCTCGGTGCCGAACAGCGTGATCAGCTTGGCGACGACGGTGTGTCCGCCCATAGCGCCGGACAAGGTCATCCATCCGCGAGCCAATTCCTGAGTCACCATCGCGTAGCACGGCATCGACACCGGGGCTCCGCCGTACTCCTCGGGAATGGCGAGGCCGTAGATCCCGATCTGCTTCATCTGGTCGATCCACTTTTCGGGATATTCGTTCGCGTGCTCCACCTCCTGCACGGAGGGCTTGACCTCGCGATCTATGAACGATCGCACCGTATCGACCAGAAAGGTCTCTTCGTCGTTGAGCTTGAGCATGAATCCGCCTCGACATTGTTCAAAGTTTGTACGGCCATATTTGGCCATTGTTCGCCCTTTGTCAATACTTCGCCTTGACAGTCACCCACAAATGCTGCCAGCATCGTGGCAAGACCAGTGCAATTCTGGAAATATCGACACAATTTCAACCTATTCACGGCAACTCACAACATTCTCAACTGGCCGTACATTTGGGCCCTGATAGAGGTAATCGACACACGTGACGAACAACGAGTACCGCACTGTCCGACGACGCACCGCCCTCGTCGCGCCCGGCAGCGACGAGCGCAAGGCACGCAAAGCACTGAACTCGACCGCGGACGAGGTGATCCTCGATCTCGAAGACGCCGTCACCACGGCCAACAAACACACAGCCCGCGAACTCGTCGCCGAACTCGTTCGCGAGTTCGGCCCGTCCCGGACCGTGTCCGTGCGCGTCAACGGACCGACCACACCGTGGTTCGAGGCCGACATGACCGCGTGCGGCGCACTCGACGAATCATTGACCAGTGCGATAGTCCCGAAAGTGGAGTCCCCCGAGAACCTCCTCGACGCGCAGCGACTGCTCGTCGCAGCAGGCGCACACTCCGTCACCCTTCAAGCGCTCATCGAGACACCGTTGGGTGTCTCGAACGTCGACGCCGTCACCCGAGCCACGACGCGCCTGCAGGCACTTGTCATCGGATACGCCGATCTCGGTGCAGCACTGGGACGCTCACGGACCGCACTCCCGGAGCACTGGCTGGCCGTGCAGGACAGAATTCTGATCGCCTGCCGCACCGCAGGCATCGCCGCCATCGACGGACCGTTTCTCGGAATCGCCGACAACGACGCCTTCCGCCACTCCGCAGCCTGGACCAGCGCCCTCGGATTCGACGGAAAATGGGTCATCCACCCCGCGCAGATCGACTCCGCGACAGCAGCATTCACACCGTCCGACTCCGATGTCGCCGACGCCCGACGCGTTCTCGGCGCCCTCGAGGAAGCCGAAGCCTCCGGAGCCGGCGCCGCGCAACTCGACGGCCAGATGCTCGACGAAGCCGTCGCGGTAGCAGCACGTCGCACACTCGCCCGAGCAGAAGGAGTCAACGCATGAGCGAACACCGTGTCGGCGGACCGTACTTCGACGAACTCACCCACGGCCAAATCTTCGACGAAGCCCCCGCCGTGACACTGACAAGTGGCCTCGCCGCCACCCACCAGGCCATCCTCGGCGACCGGATGCGACTGCCGCTCGACGCACACCTCTCGACAGCGGTCACCGGCGCTGCACCCGTCGCCAATCCCGGTTTGATCACCGACATCGCGATCGGCCAGTCCACCGTGGTCACCCACCACGTGAAAGCCAACCTCTTCTACCGCGGACTGCGATTCCACCGCTTCCCCGTCCTCGGCGACACCCTGTACACGCGCACCGAAGTTGTCGGCCTGCGCGAAAACTCGTCCAAACCCGGCCGCGCACCCACCGGCCTTGCGGCACTACGGATGACGTCCACCGACCAAAACGGCAACACCGTCCTCGACTTCTACCGGTGCGCGATGCTGCCACTGAGCGGCACACCCGACGAGAAGCGCACACGCCACGACGACGATCTCTCCTCCATCGGCCCCGACGCCCCCGCACCGTACGAGACGCCGCGCGAGTGGAACCTCGACGCCTACCGGAACAAGGTTCCCGGCAAGCACTTCGAGCAGACACTGGTCGGTTCAATCCACCGCAGCAGCGGCGACGTCGTCTCCAGCGCACCCGAACTCGCCCGCCTGAGCCTCAACATCGCGGCGACACATCACGACGAACGCGTCGGCGCCCACGGCCGTCTCGTCTACGGTGGCCACACCATCGGGATCGCCCTCGCCCAGGCGACGCGGGCACTGCCGAACCTGGTCACCGTCCTCGGCTGGCATTCCTGTGATCACACCGGACCCGTCCACGAAGGCGACACCCTCACCAGCGAACTGCACGTCGAAAGCGCCACCCCACTCGAACACGGCACCGCAGTCGAGCTTCGATCACTTGTTTTCTCCCACAACAGCTCTGCCACCGACACCCCCGTGCTGGACTGGCGATTCACAGCGTTGATGGCATGACCGAGACGCTAAGGACCATCATGACGACCCCCAACACATCCGCAGGCCCGTTGACAGGACTGCGCATCATCGAGATCTCCAGTTTTGTCGCCGCTCCCCTCTGCGGACTGACACTCTCCCAACTCGGTGCCGAGGTCATCCGAATCGACCCCATCGGCGGCGCTGCCGACTACAACCGCTGGCCGGTCACCGATCACGGCGAGAGCATCTACTGGACCGGCCTGAACAAAGGCAAGAAGTCACTCGCAGTAAACATGCGCTCCGAACAGGGGCAAGCATTGGTCCAACAACTGGTCACCGCACCCGGCCCCGGCAACGGCATCCTCGTCACCAACGCCGGCGGACGCGCCTGGATGAGCCACGACACCCTCACCGCTCTGCGCAGCGACGTCATCACCCTCGAAATCCTCGGCCGCCGCGACGGCTCCCCCGGCGTCGACTACACCGTCAACGCCGGATTGGGATTTCCGATGATGACCGGGCCTGCAGACCACGCCGGCGTCGTCAACCACGTACTCCCCGCCTGGGACATGGCCTGCGGATTACATGCAGCACTTGCCA
The nucleotide sequence above comes from Rhodococcus sp. KBS0724. Encoded proteins:
- a CDS encoding GntR family transcriptional regulator, which produces MSGKERETEPAYQRLSRELRQQISAGTYRDGLQLPTESELATQHGVSRQTVRRAFHDLVSEGIVYRVPGRGTFVTENSGQYLRHLGSIEDLMNLSNDTTMEVVSPLVRRVDIEAASRLRLDTDVVYTVVFRRFHEGIPFVQTTAHLPEAVARHIVDAPEMLAGAVSSYTVIGLLEPLLASPIIEAAQSITVAPATADVARDVNCEPGHAMLRVDRLYTNAAGLANELSVSYFLPEQYTYRVTLRRGAH
- a CDS encoding acyl-CoA dehydrogenase family protein; the protein is MLKLNDEETFLVDTVRSFIDREVKPSVQEVEHANEYPEKWIDQMKQIGIYGLAIPEEYGGAPVSMPCYAMVTQELARGWMTLSGAMGGHTVVAKLITLFGTEEQKQKYLPRMATGEIRATMALTEPGGGSDLQAMTTNAKSDGSDLVINGAKTWITNARRSGVIALLCKTDPSASPRHAGISIVLVEQGDGLTVSRDLPKLGYKGVESCELSFDNYRISEDAILGGVPGKGFGQMMKGLETGRIQVACRALGVATAALEDSLAYAQQRESFGKPIWKHQSIGNYLADMATKLTAARQLTWHAAEKYDSGERCDMEAGMAKLYASEIAMEIALSAVRIHGGYGYSTEYDVERYFRDAPLMIVGEGTNEIQRNVIVAQLVARGGL
- a CDS encoding CoA ester lyase, whose protein sequence is MTNNEYRTVRRRTALVAPGSDERKARKALNSTADEVILDLEDAVTTANKHTARELVAELVREFGPSRTVSVRVNGPTTPWFEADMTACGALDESLTSAIVPKVESPENLLDAQRLLVAAGAHSVTLQALIETPLGVSNVDAVTRATTRLQALVIGYADLGAALGRSRTALPEHWLAVQDRILIACRTAGIAAIDGPFLGIADNDAFRHSAAWTSALGFDGKWVIHPAQIDSATAAFTPSDSDVADARRVLGALEEAEASGAGAAQLDGQMLDEAVAVAARRTLARAEGVNA
- a CDS encoding MaoC family dehydratase, yielding MSEHRVGGPYFDELTHGQIFDEAPAVTLTSGLAATHQAILGDRMRLPLDAHLSTAVTGAAPVANPGLITDIAIGQSTVVTHHVKANLFYRGLRFHRFPVLGDTLYTRTEVVGLRENSSKPGRAPTGLAALRMTSTDQNGNTVLDFYRCAMLPLSGTPDEKRTRHDDDLSSIGPDAPAPYETPREWNLDAYRNKVPGKHFEQTLVGSIHRSSGDVVSSAPELARLSLNIAATHHDERVGAHGRLVYGGHTIGIALAQATRALPNLVTVLGWHSCDHTGPVHEGDTLTSELHVESATPLEHGTAVELRSLVFSHNSSATDTPVLDWRFTALMA